The segment aggcaagagtactggagtggggtgccattgaatagattttattaaacacctactatGGGCTAGGCGCTGGGGTAGGTGCTAAGTGGATATTTGTATATGAAAAAGACAAAGGCTAAAAGTAGGCAGATGCTAAACAAGTCTTAGAAGCAACTTCCCCCAAGTCCCTGAAGGAGATGAATTTGCTATACGCATCTTCCTGACTTCTAGTCCCGTGCTCTGCCCACAACCCTTCACCGATAGACCACACTTCCCCAAATAAATAACTACTTCTGCATGTTGAGGATGGGTTGTGTGCGGCAGCATTTACGTAGGCGGCACAGACAGTAGCCTTTCACTTAGTGTTGCAATAACACCAGGCTAAACAATGTGCACTGACCTCCAGAGTGGTGAACAAAAGCTTGCTATGGGTCAGGCCTCTTAAATGCCAGAGAAGTGCAAAATAGGAAGAGTCTCCATCTGATAAGAAGCAACCGCTGACAAAgaatgaatttgtttttaatctggGTTAAAATCAGATATGAGAATCTACCCTCCTGTTCACTTTTGGATCCTCAGGTAGCAGGAACTCAATGCATAGATAATCACAAACTATGTAAGTTTTGGTTTTCCATGCTCAGACTTGTCCAGAACATGGAAGCCTTGCCCTGTTGGAAGGCAGCACTGAACtcacagaggcacacacacacacacatctgtctcAAAGTTATCCTGACCTTGGCCAGTGGCAAACATAATTTCACAGATTGGGTCTGATTTCCCTTTATTTTAAGGCTACATCATGTGAGCTCCatattaaaaatgtgattttggCTGTCCTGAAATGGGTACCATGAGTAGATTGAGATGTGAGAGTATGTTAGAATGATTGCAGGTTCAGATATTAGTGGGGCAGGAGAGGAGGTCTGAGATTATATTATCTGATACTACTGCTTTAGGTCGAGCACCTGCTTTTACTTCCCAGATGATGCTCTGGCCCCTTTATCATGTTATATCCCAGAGGACAGTGGATCCAGATCCCGTCTCTGTATTGCAATCACTTCTTCTGATACCTGTCCCCACATTCTCTTCTGTGTTTCATAGcactctcttattttttaaatattcatttatttggctatactgggtcttAGTGAGATATGGGATCTATTTCCTtgactaaggatcaaacctgggccccctgcattgggagcttggagtcttagccactggaccaccctgTTATTACCTCTGTCAAACCACTTACTGCTGTCCTGCAATTCTCTAATGACTTGTTGGTCCATAAGGCTGGAATCTCTCTGACAGTAGGGGCAGGTCCATTGTCTTCATTAGAGTAAGTACCAGCCCCTAGCAAGTGCCAGGCCATAGAAGGCTCTCAATAAGTAatcacatgcatgctcagtcactcagttgtgtccgcctctttgtgaccccatggactgtggcctgccaggctgctctgtccatggcattttccaggcaataatactgaagtggctgccatttcctcctccagacgatattccccaaccggggattgaacctgcgtctcttgtgcctcctgcattagcaggtggactccttaccactgagccacctgggaagccccaataagtAAGttctttgttaaataaataaaagaatgagtgAATGCATGGTCTGTCTTTCTTAGAGGATGGATTTATTAAGTCTCCAGCTCTGTAGCCATAATGGTGCCAGGAAAGAAAGAGTTAAGCCTCCTCCTGTGGAGGAGACAGGCTTATCCAAagacctttttccttttttgttggcAAGGGCAGAATAAATGATATATGCATAAATCCTGGATATAAAATCTTGACACATCCTTTAGGTGTTGGCCTGAGCTGCTTCAAAACTCTAAGGGGAAGTAAATGAAGTCATTCTAGGTTTTCTCTTAAGTGGCCTGAGAGCCAGTTATGAAGGGAAGGCAAGGCCAGACCCAGGAATTCAAAGCTTGACCTATTTTGCCCAAAGCTAATAATAAGAGAGATGGATTTAccatcttaacttttttttttttttttttttaatcaaggacAGTGAAGCAGCCCGGCAAACCATAGAACGAGGGGAATGGAATGCAGCAGAATTGCTTGAGGATTCAGAGCAGCTCCAAGTCTATGTTTATGTATtatgtgtttttccttttctctccccccgcctttttttaggtgagagaaaaaaaaaaagcgcctAAATTCCCACCAACATAAACCAGTGACATACAATGATGAAACTCTGTTTTCACCTCTGCTTGTGACAGGGAATGCAAAAATAGCAAGTGGCCCAGTTCCACGAATCTCCGCCTCCCTGCCCTAGCAGCTCTCACCCGGTTCGCATCTCTAAGAATGGAGGTTAGCGTCCAGCCGCTAGCGCAAGCCGCACTCAGCCCCCGTACCCCACAGATGAGGTCAGGCGGCGGGAGTGGCCGCAGTCCGGCCGGGGAGGCCGAGGCCCCCGGGGGAGCAAGGAGGGAGAGCGGCCTAGCCAGGCCGACGGCGCGCCCGGCCGCGCGGCGTCGCCTGGAGACGGCCCTGGCGGCGCAGTGTTGCTGTAAACAGCCGCTTCCCTGTTACTATCTATAGCAGGATCGCCTGGCTCCGGGGTGCGGCGGCTGGAGGCAGGTCGGCTGTCCCGCTCCCCGCGAGTCCCGAAGGATCCGCCCGCTGCCCTCATCCCGCCTCGCCCCTCTCCAGGTGCCCATCGCGCCCAACCCCCAACCCCGGTCCGCAGAGTGGGGGAAGGGACACAGGGACCTGTGTCTCTGCGGGGACCTGCGACTTTGCATCCCGGAGGTGGCCGGCGCGCAGAGATTGAGCCGGGGGCAGTGTGACCCCGGCTGTCCTTTGCATCTGAGCAGGAGGCTAGGGGCGTCTGGGGCGGCTCAGCGTACTCCAGAGCACCTTGACCCCGCCCCCACACCCCGAAGGCCTGTTTTCCAGGCCACCGAGCGGTGCCTGAGGTCCCAGCTGCCGAAGATTCCGGCCTGGGCGCTGCTGGGCACGGTCCTTCCAGGCGCCCCCGGTccaacccccctccctccttccaagTCCGCGCTGGAAAATCACCGGCTTCGGGCTCCCAATAACCAGCTTCCTGGGGCGCCgaaccacccccacctccccagcaggGACTTGTGCTGCCCCAAGTGCTCGCTCCATCCGGTGCTCCGAACTGACGACCTTGTCCACAGAACACCACCCCCCTACCCCACGCCCCGGGGCCCGAGCTCAGAACCAGGCAAACGAATCCTTCAGACATCCTTGTTGAGAGATTCTGCACGCTGTTTATTGGCTAGTTTCTCAGGGGTTTGACAGCAACAGTAACATCTCATATACTgccaagaaacacacacacacacacagcaaaaacAAAGCGCCTATCcccttaaaagcaaaacaaacaaacaaaacatatagAATAAAAAGTACCCAGCATCGTAGATAAAGTAGGTTATCGTATTGTCTTATTTTGGATCCTTCCAAACCGCAGGAACAATCCTAATAATGCTGGAGTCCGGGGAGCTTGAAGTGAGGGGGTGAGGGTCCGTTTCCAGAGCTTGCACTGAATTAGGGTTAGAATGGGGAGTGAGGGTAGAGGCGCATTCCTTCGGGGGCCGAAGCTTAACCTGCTTGGCTGTGTGTACCTGTGTCGCCTATAACCTGAGCCTTAGAACTCTTTCCCAGGTTTCCGTAAAGAAGTAAAAGGGCGCCCCACCTCCCCGCCAACCCCATCTCCCCCAGCCCCGGAACAAGGGTCCGCATTGAACCAGGTGCGAATGTTCGCTCGCCTTCTCCGCCACCCCTCCCCCCGGCCGCGGCCCCCGCCTCCCCCCCGGCGCTGCACCCTCGGTGTTGGCTGCAGCCCGGGAGCAGTTCCCGTCAATCCCTCCCTCCTCTTTACACAGGATGTCCATATTAGGACATCTGCGTCAGCAGGTTTCCACGGCTGTCCGCTGCAGTCGTGGGGGGATCCATCCCCGCGGCCCTTCACCCCTGCGGCTCCACGCGACCCAAGGAACCAGGGGGAGACAGGCCGACAAGATCAAGAAACTTGACAGCGCGGGGAACTGGGGGCGCTGCGAGGGCGGCGGAGGCGGCAAATGGGGACCCTAGAAGTAGCCGGGCCCGTGCGCCACCCCTCGGGAGCCGCAATGGTTGCGCCCAGTGACGTGTTGGGCTCATTCATAAAATGCTGTTATAAAAGCGGTGGCTGCGGCGCCTAGTACTCCAACCGCATCTGCAGCGAGCAAGCTTAAGGAGCTGACACAGAGCCGGCGGCgcagcgagcgagcgagcgagcgaccGCGCACACCTACCCAGCTCTGCCCGGCAGCTCGCACCTGCCTCCGCCCCTGCGCCCCTCGCCCGGCTTTGACTGCTCGCGATCATGATGTTCTCTGGCTTCAACGCCGACTACGAGGCATCCTCCTCCCGCTGCAGCAGCGCCTCCCCGGCCGGGGACAGTCTCTCCTACTACCACTCACCGGCCGACTCCTTCTCCAGCATGGGTTCTCCCGTCAATGCGCAGGTGAGGCTGGCTCCGCGCCGCTGCGGGGCCCCGGGGTGGAGGGGTCACCGGAGAGGAATCACCGGGGAGAGATGCTCGGGAAGACGAGTCCGGGACTCCTTtcgctgggggcagggagggagcctTGCCCCGGCCCGGAGCGGCCCTCACTCGGGAGCTTTTCCGAACTTTGTTCGGAGCGGCCCGCGAGCTTGTCATCagaattgctttttatttcccGCGGCAGGCTCTTTCTGAGCTGTGCCCCCCGGCGCGCGCTCGCTGACTGATCTCTGACATTAGCTGGGGCCAAAGTGTCCCAAAGCAAAAGACTAGCGAAGTAGAGCCTGGCGCCTCCGGGGGGAGGCGGCCAAAAGCGGCCATTCCGCGCCCCCGCCACCCCTCCCCTAGCAGCCTGGAGCAGGAAAGGAGGGGTAGGGGAGGAGGGTGAAGCAGGCGGGTGTGTAAGGCAGTTTCATTGATAAAAAGCGAGTTCATTCAGGAGACTCCGGAGCGGCGCCTGCGTCAGCGCAGACGTCAGAGATATTTATAACAAACCCCCTTTCAAGAGAGTGATGCTGAAGGGATAACGGGAACGCAGCAGCAGGATGGAGGAGAAAGGCACTGCGCTGCGGAATTCTTGGGAATAAAGGGGGGAGACCTTTCATTTCCGATGGCGGGCGTGTATAAAGACGCGAGCTGTCCATTGCCGGAGGGCTTCTCCTGCCTCTTTCCTTGCTGCATGCGGCACTGGAAACTCTGCTCATCCCCACCTGCTCGCTCACgtcagtttcctcctctttcaTTCTAGGACTACTGCACCGATCTGGCCGTCTCCAGTGCCAACTTCATCCCAACAGTGACTGCCATCTCGACCAGCCCGGACCTACAATGGCTAGTACAGCCCACCCTAGTCTCCTCCGTGGCCCCGTCCCAGACCAGAGCCCCCCACCCCTATGGAGTCCCTACTCCCTCAGCTGGGGCTTACTCCAGGGCTGGAGTCATGAAAACcatgacaggaggcagagctcagagcATTGGCCGGAGGGGCAAGGTAGAACAGGTGAGAGTTCTTGGCACCTTCTGAGGGGGAGGCAGGGATCGACATTGTGGAGATGGGCAACATAGGGGTCAGAGTGAAGCCAGTGATGCATTGACTGGACACCCCAAATGGGAAACCCTGGCTCCAAGCCCTTTCCATCCTAGTCAGGCTCTGATAGTCTCACCCTAAGAAATGCCCTGATGTATAGTTTCTTCCCTAATAGGTTTCCATCTTGTGCTTTTAGTCTGGGCTCTTCTTTGGCTCTTGCTGAGATTCTTATTTTAAATGCAAGTCACACCCAGCTTGCAACTGCAGGTTAGAAATGGCTTCACAGAAGAGATGCCAGGAACTAGGAAGCTGCAGGAGCTGGTTTCCCAGGGGTGGGTGAATGAAGCTGATGGCAGACACTGTTACTGAATGctgctcttttttcccctccccagttgtccccagaagaagaagagaaaaggcgAATCCGAAGGGAAAGGAATAAGATGGCTGCAGCCAAATGCCGGAACCGGAGGAGGGAGCTGACTGACACCCTCCAAGCGGTAGGTAGAACCCATGGgtcacttctttttaaaacttaaggGGAAACTTGGAGACCAGAAGTAAGAGATCTGTGTTCTTGAGTCAGACCGTCTCTTATGCTTTCCTTTGCTCTCTCCTTCCAGGAGACAGACCAACTAGAAGATGAGAAGTCGGCTTTGCAGACAGAGATTGCCAATCTgctgaaggagaaggaaaaactcGAGTTCATCCTAGCG is part of the Bos indicus x Bos taurus breed Angus x Brahman F1 hybrid chromosome 10, Bos_hybrid_MaternalHap_v2.0, whole genome shotgun sequence genome and harbors:
- the FOS gene encoding proto-oncogene c-Fos; the protein is MMFSGFNADYEASSSRCSSASPAGDSLSYYHSPADSFSSMGSPVNAQDYCTDLAVSSANFIPTVTAISTSPDLQWLVQPTLVSSVAPSQTRAPHPYGVPTPSAGAYSRAGVMKTMTGGRAQSIGRRGKVEQLSPEEEEKRRIRRERNKMAAAKCRNRRRELTDTLQAETDQLEDEKSALQTEIANLLKEKEKLEFILAAHRPACKIPDDLGFPEEMSVASLDLSGGLPEAATPESEEAFTLPLLNDPEPKPSVEPVKSVGSMELKAEPFDDYMFPASSRPSGSETARSVPDMDLSGSFYAADWEPLHGGSLGMGPMATELEPLCTPVVTCTPSCTTYTSSFVFTYPEADSFPSCAAAHRKGSSSNEPSSDSLSSPTLLAL